A DNA window from Daucus carota subsp. sativus chromosome 3, DH1 v3.0, whole genome shotgun sequence contains the following coding sequences:
- the LOC108210971 gene encoding uncharacterized protein At2g39910 isoform X1 produces the protein MAQEDLRRTLLLLCDKLGESISKTKYKPPEGSNVSIKSALEILLPRNDNVSDTSKTLICEIRNFSLLCAALASSQVSTSEHLLWIPNSLAIASISAFQELAKGFCSTCNAESLRNVSGLGLDLSLLSDEQKLVVELMPQVMPLLKDKVNESSVDKSDDADEITAASARAPVAYAIVASYQLRWFVTQVEYPSLGKLCALVIPCCLTALDHWSPEVKGQGMISFIHLAKNVNAAEFGLYEDVILDACCQNVASTDEIWDNVVEMSVLLVTCLQRNNPRSSWYEKLLNEMLSHLERQPRNRERRISWLKHIDPLFNSVGLVLLAHFRRIFPLFFKWMHADDDETVLLVLDRITLVIKLTWIRNSPHFERLVDELISLYKEAALKIEREAIRTRVLQILILLHQCKGPQFEGVWNKHKDDPNLTALSSSFNENCSTLVQV, from the exons ATGGCCCAAGAAGATCTTCGCCGAACTCTCCTTCT TTTGTGTGATAAACTTGGAGAATCAATATCGAAAACAAAGTATAAACCACCAGAAGGTTCAAATGTTTCAATTAAATCAGCTCTGGAGATTCTTTTACCTCGAAACGACAACGTTTCGGACACCTccaaaaccctaatctgtgaAATTAGGAATTTTAGTTTATTATGTGCTGCATTAGCTTCCTCACAAGTTTCAACGTCTGAACATCTTTTGTGGATCCCTAATTCACTCGCAATTGCTTCAATTTCGGCGTTTCAAGAGCTTGCGAAAGGTTTTTGTAGCACTTGTAATGCGGAAAGTTTGAGGAATGTGAGTGGACTTGGTTTGGACTTGTCGTTGTTGTCCGATGAGCAGAAATTGGTTGTGGAGTTGATGCCTCAAGTTATGCCTTTGCTTAAAGATAAGGTTAATGAGAGCTCAGTTGATAAGTCTGATGACGCTGATGAGATAACTGCTGCTTCGGCTAGAGCACCGGTTGCTTATGCTATTGTAGCTTCTTATCAGTTGAGATGGTTTGTTACCCAG GTAGAATACCCTAGTTTGGGAAAGTTGTGCGCTTTGGTGATTCCGTGTTGTCTAACAGCTTTGGATCACTGGTCGCCTGAAGTGAAG GGGCAAGGCATGATTAGCTTTATCCATCTTGCCAAAAATGTGAATGCTGCTGAGTTTGGTTTGTATGAAGATGTAATCCTTGATGCCTGTTGTCAAAATGTTGCCTCAACTGATGAGATATGGGACAATGTTGTTGAGATGTCGGTGCTTCTGGTGACATGTTTACAGAGAAATAATCCCCGTAGCTCCTG GTATGAAAAGCTTCTAAATGAGATGTTGAGTCATCTAGAAAGACAACCAAGAAATAGGGAGCGCCGTATCTCGTGGCTTAAGCACATTGACCCTCTTTTTAATAGCGTGGGTCTTGTATTGTTGGCTCATTTTAGACGCATATTTCCTCTCTTTTTCAAGTGGATGCATGCAGATGATGATGAAACTGTTCTCCTG GTTCTTGATCGGATCACATTAGTGATAAAGTTAACATGGATAAGGAATTCGCCTCATTTTGAAAG ATTAGTTGATGAGTTGATCAGTTTATACAAGGAGGCAGCACTGAAAATTGAACGTGAAGCAATTAGGACACGAGTTCTGCAGATACTGATCTTGCTTCATCA ATGCAAGGGCCCACAGTTTGAAGGAGTTTGGAACAAACACAAGGATGATCCAAACTTGACAGCACTCAGTTCATCCTTTAATGAAAATTGCTCGACATTGGTACAAGTCTGA
- the LOC108210971 gene encoding uncharacterized protein At2g39910 isoform X2, translating into MAQEDLRRTLLLLCDKLGESISKTKYKPPEGSNVSIKSALEILLPRNDNVSDTSKTLICEIRNFSLLCAALASSQVSTSEHLLWIPNSLAIASISAFQELAKGFCSTCNAESLRNVSGLGLDLSLLSDEQKLVVELMPQVMPLLKDKVNESSVDKSDDADEITAASARAPVAYAIVASYQLRWFVTQVEYPSLGKLCALVIPCCLTALDHWSPEVKGQGMISFIHLAKNVNAAEFGLYEDVILDACCQNVASTDEIWDNVVEMSVLLVTCLQRNNPRSSWYEKLLNEMLSHLERQPRNRERRISWLKHIDPLFNSVGLVLLAHFRRIFPLFFKWMHADDDETVLLVLDRITLVIKLTWIRNSPHFERLVDELISLYKEAALKIEREAIRTRVLQILILLHQAHSLKEFGTNTRMIQT; encoded by the exons ATGGCCCAAGAAGATCTTCGCCGAACTCTCCTTCT TTTGTGTGATAAACTTGGAGAATCAATATCGAAAACAAAGTATAAACCACCAGAAGGTTCAAATGTTTCAATTAAATCAGCTCTGGAGATTCTTTTACCTCGAAACGACAACGTTTCGGACACCTccaaaaccctaatctgtgaAATTAGGAATTTTAGTTTATTATGTGCTGCATTAGCTTCCTCACAAGTTTCAACGTCTGAACATCTTTTGTGGATCCCTAATTCACTCGCAATTGCTTCAATTTCGGCGTTTCAAGAGCTTGCGAAAGGTTTTTGTAGCACTTGTAATGCGGAAAGTTTGAGGAATGTGAGTGGACTTGGTTTGGACTTGTCGTTGTTGTCCGATGAGCAGAAATTGGTTGTGGAGTTGATGCCTCAAGTTATGCCTTTGCTTAAAGATAAGGTTAATGAGAGCTCAGTTGATAAGTCTGATGACGCTGATGAGATAACTGCTGCTTCGGCTAGAGCACCGGTTGCTTATGCTATTGTAGCTTCTTATCAGTTGAGATGGTTTGTTACCCAG GTAGAATACCCTAGTTTGGGAAAGTTGTGCGCTTTGGTGATTCCGTGTTGTCTAACAGCTTTGGATCACTGGTCGCCTGAAGTGAAG GGGCAAGGCATGATTAGCTTTATCCATCTTGCCAAAAATGTGAATGCTGCTGAGTTTGGTTTGTATGAAGATGTAATCCTTGATGCCTGTTGTCAAAATGTTGCCTCAACTGATGAGATATGGGACAATGTTGTTGAGATGTCGGTGCTTCTGGTGACATGTTTACAGAGAAATAATCCCCGTAGCTCCTG GTATGAAAAGCTTCTAAATGAGATGTTGAGTCATCTAGAAAGACAACCAAGAAATAGGGAGCGCCGTATCTCGTGGCTTAAGCACATTGACCCTCTTTTTAATAGCGTGGGTCTTGTATTGTTGGCTCATTTTAGACGCATATTTCCTCTCTTTTTCAAGTGGATGCATGCAGATGATGATGAAACTGTTCTCCTG GTTCTTGATCGGATCACATTAGTGATAAAGTTAACATGGATAAGGAATTCGCCTCATTTTGAAAG ATTAGTTGATGAGTTGATCAGTTTATACAAGGAGGCAGCACTGAAAATTGAACGTGAAGCAATTAGGACACGAGTTCTGCAGATACTGATCTTGCTTCATCA GGCCCACAGTTTGAAGGAGTTTGGAACAAACACAAGGATGATCCAAACTTGA